In the genome of Metabacillus litoralis, the window TCACGATTACCTTTTCAATTAAGTTTTTCTTCTTTTATACTATTAGTATCTAGAAAAACGGAAACAGGGGGTTATTGTGTGTCAAACAGTAAGAGAGAAGTACTCATGAAAAAAGTAGAACATCATCTACGAACCACATCCCGGCAGCTAATAAAAATTAATACAGAAGATGAAGTGCTTCAATATTTAGCTGATTCCTTCCGTTCTGAATTATATTGTGATTTTGTTGGAGTCGTATTGAGTGAGGGAGATTCTTTTATTCCTAAGGCATGGAGTGGAAATATTCCTTCAATCCTTAGGCATTTCCCTCTTTTAGCGGCAAACTGTTCCTCCAAACTTCTTCGTCAAAGCCTAACATATAAAGCATCTGCAACAAATAACTCTTGTAGGTTAACAGAGATCCTTAAGGAAGAAAATGTGAAAACATGGTTCACTGTTCCGTTAAATGATGATATTCATCACTTTGGTTTTTGTATCGTAGGGTTTTTAAGTTATGTGCCATTATTAGAGATGGAAAGCCATTTTGAGGAATTCGGAAAGGATATGGCTGTAGCTCTATCTGTTGCAAGACAAAAGGAAAATCAGTTGAAAAAGCTCGAGGGAATTGAATGGATTAGCAAAAATCAGTCTCTTGATTCTTCTCTAGATCAGCATTTTTCAGAAGTAACATACAGAGCTGGGAAATCAACAAATGCTGATTTTGCTTGTATGTATATATATAATGAGAAAGAGAATTGCTTTGACTTACAAAGGCCTGTATATGGGGAAATGGAATATCTCGATCAAATGATGATTGAGGACAACTATGCGCTTAAGGAATACTTTCCATTTCTTGAGGTAACGGGATGCGCTCAAATGACAGTCCCACTCTTAATTGACCTTAAGCCAATTGGTGTACTTCATGTTCAGAATAAATATGAAAGACCTTTTACTGAGGAAGACTTAAAAATATTAGAAATGCTATCGACACATGTTGCAACTCTTTTAGAAAATGCACGATTATATAAAAGTGAAAAAGATAATAAAAACCGCCTACACTATTTATTAGATTTTCAACAATCACTTGTAAAAAAAACAGTTGAAGATGATGATTTTGAAGGAATTACATTAAAGCTCTCAGATTTGTTTCAAGAAACCGTTATTTTATATGATCGATTTATGAGGCCGATTGCTTTTAATTTCCGAAATAGTGATAACGATTACAATCTACCTGATAACCTTGCCTTACAAGCGAATATGCTAAGGCAAAATCTTAAAAAACAAGAGAAGTTTACAGTCGTACACCCTGATAGAAATGACTGCGTGTTTTCTTTTTGGGTAATAAATGGCGGAGGCAATTTGTTGGGGTACCTTTCTGTTTGCAATACAGCAAGCGAGATGAATGAATTTGATCAGCTAACAGTCGAGATGGCACGAAATATATGCTCGATTCAGTTTATTAAGCAAAAGCTTGTTCTCGATACAAAAGAGCAGGTCAAGGATAGCTTCATTAGTAAATTGTTGGTGGAAAAAATCGAAGATCAAGAGAGTATCATTCAATATGCTAACCTATTTCAATGGGATATTTTTAAATATCATCGTGTTGCCGTATTGACGGTTTCAATAGATGAAGATGATCTTTTAGAACAGCAAGCAAAAAAAGTGCTTATATGGGATGCGATCAAGTCACATCTTGCAAAGTTTGATTCTCGAATATTAACAGTGTCACATGATGAAAACTATATCCTGCTCCTACCAGTGGATGATGGTGTTCAAAGTAAAAAGTATTGGAAAAACCTTTATGATAATATAGAAAGATGGTCACTAGAAGTGTTTTCTGGTTGTAAGATATTATTGGGGATTGGTACATCAACAAGCAATATGAAAGATTATTATGTAAGTTACCAACAGGCACTTCTAGCATTAAATGTTATGAATATTAGGATGAAGCATATCTCTTTTTCACTATATGAGGATCTTGGAGCTTATACAATTCTCCACCATCTTGATCAATCTAATGCGGTAAACTTGTTTATAAAAAGTCAGCTGGATCCTCTATTAACTTACACAGAAAATAAAAACATAGATTTATATCATACCTTATATGTTTTTCTACAAAATAACGGAAATATCAAAAGTACATCAGATGAGCTTTTCATCCACCGGAGCTCCCTGTTATACAGACTTGAAAAAATTGAATCACTACTAAATATTGATTTGAATGATGCTGAAATCAGGTTTAATTTAATGATGGCCTTTAAGCTTCATGATATGCATGGGGATCGGCTAAAGAAGAGCTAGATTAGTAGTAGAAGCAGTCCAACTTGTGTGAGTTGGGCTGTTTTTTTCGTGGGGGGAAGTGGTTTTACTTTCTAAGGGGATGCAGGCAGAAGTGAAAGGGGAGAAGGTGGATTTTGTTCATAAGGTTGATGAACGACAAAAGTAACTGGAAAAAGAGAGGGAAGTGTCGTTCATAAGGTTGATGAACGACAAAAGTAACTGGAAAAGAGAGGGAAGTGTCGTTCATAAGGTTGATGAACGACAAAAGTAACTGGAAAAGAGAGGGAAGTGTCGTTCATAGGGTTGATGAACGACAAAAGTGACTGAGAAAGAGTAGGCAGTGTCGTTCATAAGGTTGATGAACGACAAAAGTAACTGGAAAAGAGAGGGAAGTGTCGTTCATAAGGTTGATGAACGACAAAAGTGACTGAGAAAGAGAGAGAAGTGTCGTTCATAGGGTTGATGAACGACAAAAGTGACTGAGAAAGAGTAGGCAGTGTCGTTCATAAGGTTGATGAACGACAAAAGTGACTGAGAAAGAGTAGGCAGTGTCGTTCATAAGGTTGATGAACGACAAAAGTAACTGGAAAAGAGAGGGAAGTGTCGTTCATAAGGTTGATGAACGACAAAAGTGACTGAGAAAGAGAGGGAAGTGTCGTTCATAGGGTTGATGAACGACAAAAGTGACTGAGAAAGAGTAGGCAGTGTCGTTCATAAGGTTGATGAACGACAAAATGATTACAAACTACAAAATTACTAATTTTCCACCATTAAAAATTTTAGGTTGTTCAGATCTATTTATCATTTCAGATTCTTTTCTACAAAACATACAAAATACACACTAGATTTTCCTACATTGTGTAGGTACAATCCCCTTCGAGCGACGGCTATAATTAACTTATAGAAGTTGATAAAGAGATTGGGGATGAGATGAGATGGCAATTCAAATAATTGGTGTGGTTGGTGCTGGATCGATGGGAGCAGGTATTGCGAATCTAGCAGCTATGAATAAGTTTAACGTGATTTTAAATGATATTGAGGAGCGTTTTTTAGATGGTGCTCTTAAACGTATTGATAAGTTTATGAGCAAAAGTGTGGAAAGAGGAAAAATGACTGAAGAGCAAAAGCAAGAAGCATTTGCCCGTATTCAAACAACTACTAGCTTGGAAGAAATGAGTGGAGCGGATGTGGTGATTGAGGCAGTTTTAGAGGATCTCTCATTAAAGAAAGAAGTATTTTCAAAGCTTGATAGTATTGTGAACGAAAATTGCATTTTAGCTACAAACACTTCGTCCATGTCTATTACAGAAATTGCTTCTGCAACGAACCGTCCAGATCGTGTGGCAGGGATGCATTTCTTTAATCCAGCACAACTTATGAAGCTAGTTGAGGTGGTTCGTGGATATAAGACAAGTGACGAAACAATTGAAGAATTGAAAGCGTTATCTAAACAATTATCAAAAGAACCAGTAGAAGTAAAGAAAGATTCTCCTGGGTTTATCGTAAATAGAATTATGATTCCACAATTTATTGAAGCAATTAAGCTATTGGAGGAAGGTGTTGCTTCAGCTGAGGATATCGATAAGGCGGTAACGTTAGGATTGAACTACCCAATGGGACCTTTCACTCTTCAAGATTATGCAGGAGTTGAGATTGGTTACCATGTGATGGAGTATTTTAAAGAAGAATTTAATGATAACCATTTTGCTCCACCACAATTATTAAAACAGTTAGTGAGAGCAGGAAGACACGGTAAGAAAACAGGTGCAGGATTTTACGATTACGAATAATGAAGGGGGACTTAATGATGACTTATGAATTTTTATTATGTGAAATTGAAGAAAATGTAGCGGTGGTAACGATTAATAGACCACCTGTAAATCCATTGAACACGGTTGTTTTCCAAGAACTTTCAACCATATTTGATGTACTGGATGCAGACGATGAAGTACGTGCCATCATTCTAACAGGCAGCGGTGAGAAAGCATTCGTAGCAGGAGCTGACATCAACGAAATGGCTAGTCTTGATTTTGTTGGTGTTAATAAAATGAACAAAGTATCTAGAACTGTTTTTTCTAAAATTGAACAAACGACAAAGCCTGTTATTGCTGCACTTAATGGTTTAGCACTTGGTGGAGGCTTAGAGCTTGCTCTTGCATGTGATCTGCGAATTAGCTCAGATCGAGCAAAATTTGCTTTTCCAGAGGTTGGTTTAGGAATCATCCCTGGTGGTGGTGGAACACAGCGATTGCAAAAAATTGTTGGTCAAGGAATAGCAAAGGAACTTCTTTACTTCGGTGATATGTTTGATGCAAATAGAGCACTAGAATTACGGATTGTTAACAAAGTTGTTCCTGCTGAAGAGATACTTGGTGCAGCAAAAGAATGGGCAAAGAAATTGGCACAAAAGCCTCCAGTTGCGCTTCAAATGGTGAAAACAGCGGTAAACGTCGGTGGAAATACTGACTTAGAATCCGGACTTATCATTGAAAGTACTTGCTTTGGAAATGCTTTTTCAACTCAAGACAGAGTTGAGGGACTTCAAGCTTTTGTGGAGAAAAGAAAACCTGTGTATACAGGGAGATAAGAAACACCATCACTAAAAAATGGGGTGAAATACCGTGAAAGATATCATGATTTTAGAAGGAGCAAGAACGCCATTTGCCGAGATTTCCGGATCGTTTCGTGAGATTACCGCAACTGATTTGGGTGCGATTGCAGCGACAGAAGCATTACAAAGAGCAAAAATCACTGGTGAGGATGTTGATCAAGTAGTTTTTGGAAATGTTCAGCAATCAAGTAAAGATGCTCATCTTCTAGCAAGACATGTAGGGTTAAAGGCAGGGACACCAATTGATGTTCCTGCTCTAACCATTAATCGCTTATGTGGCACTGGCCTTGAATCGGTTTTAACGGCTGCGCGCTATATTATAACAAATGAAGCAAATGTAGTATTAGCTGGTGGAACAGAAAGCATGAGTCAGGTGCCTCACGTTATTCGTGGAATGAGGTGGGGAAGTCAGCTTGGTGCACCAGTTGTTGAGGATTGGGTATGGGATGGTCTTTATGATACCTATGGAAATTGCACGATGGGAGAAACAGCCGAAAATCTTGCAGCAAAATACAATGTAACAAGAGAAGAAGTAGATCAACATGCACTCTCAAGTCATGAACGTGCATTGGCAGCAAGAGAAAAGGGCTATTTACAAGAAGAAATTGTTCCGGTTACAGTCAAGGGACGAAAAGGCGATAAAGTGATTTCAGAAGATGAACATGTTCGTCACACAAGTTTGGAACAGCTTGCTAAACTAAAACCACGATTTGTTGAAAATGGCGTGGTAACACCTGGGAATGCTAGTGGAATGGTGGATGGAGCTGCTGCGATAGTTGTTGCATCTAGTGATTATGCGGCTGAGCGTGGTTTAACACCAATCGCGCGTTTAGTTTCTTGGGAAGTTGTCGGTGTTGAGCCTAAGTATATGGGAATTGGTCCTGTTCCAGCTATTCAAGGTGCGTTGAAAAAAGCAAATATGAAACTAGAAGATTTAGATTTAATTGAAATTAACGAGGCCTTCTCAGCACAATATCTAGCCTGCCAAAAAGTGCTAGGATTTGATTTAGAAATTGGAAATGTCAATGGTGGAGCGGTTGCGATCGGGCACCCATTAGCTGCAAGTGGAACAAGAATTTCTACTTCCCTTATTTATGAATTAAGGAGAAGAAACAAAAAATACGGTGCTTCTGCAGTATGTATCGGAGGCGGTCAAGGAATTGCTGCTATCTGGGAAGCATTATAATTGTTTGCTAGAAAAGAAATATTTTAAATTTTCAAGGAAATGAAAGCGTTATATCGAATCTAATATGTGTGAATTGGGATCAATTTCTAGGATATATACTATTAAAAATATAGGGATTTCTTATCTATCACTTGTTAAGACCTAGAAACAAGGGAGAGGGATGCTAGTCATGAATCACAAAGAAGATCAAATGACCTTGTATGGTTTACTAAAAAGGACAGCTACCCAGTATGGTGAAAAAGAGGCCATTTACGACTTAAAGAATCGAGTTACATACTCGGACTTTTTAAGAGATGTGGACCGTATTGCAGCAGGCTTAAGGGCTAAGGGAATAAAAAAAGGTGACAGAATTGCTGTAGCATTACCTAACTTTTATGAAACGGCCATTATCTTCTTTGCTGTCGCTAAACTTGGGGGTGTACTTGTTCCTTTTAACCCTAAGTATAAAAAACATGAAGTGAATTTTATTTTAAATAACTCTGAACCTAAAATTCTTTTTGCTACG includes:
- a CDS encoding enoyl-CoA hydratase-related protein, with the protein product MTYEFLLCEIEENVAVVTINRPPVNPLNTVVFQELSTIFDVLDADDEVRAIILTGSGEKAFVAGADINEMASLDFVGVNKMNKVSRTVFSKIEQTTKPVIAALNGLALGGGLELALACDLRISSDRAKFAFPEVGLGIIPGGGGTQRLQKIVGQGIAKELLYFGDMFDANRALELRIVNKVVPAEEILGAAKEWAKKLAQKPPVALQMVKTAVNVGGNTDLESGLIIESTCFGNAFSTQDRVEGLQAFVEKRKPVYTGR
- a CDS encoding 3-hydroxyacyl-CoA dehydrogenase family protein, with the translated sequence MAIQIIGVVGAGSMGAGIANLAAMNKFNVILNDIEERFLDGALKRIDKFMSKSVERGKMTEEQKQEAFARIQTTTSLEEMSGADVVIEAVLEDLSLKKEVFSKLDSIVNENCILATNTSSMSITEIASATNRPDRVAGMHFFNPAQLMKLVEVVRGYKTSDETIEELKALSKQLSKEPVEVKKDSPGFIVNRIMIPQFIEAIKLLEEGVASAEDIDKAVTLGLNYPMGPFTLQDYAGVEIGYHVMEYFKEEFNDNHFAPPQLLKQLVRAGRHGKKTGAGFYDYE
- a CDS encoding helix-turn-helix domain-containing protein, whose amino-acid sequence is MSNSKREVLMKKVEHHLRTTSRQLIKINTEDEVLQYLADSFRSELYCDFVGVVLSEGDSFIPKAWSGNIPSILRHFPLLAANCSSKLLRQSLTYKASATNNSCRLTEILKEENVKTWFTVPLNDDIHHFGFCIVGFLSYVPLLEMESHFEEFGKDMAVALSVARQKENQLKKLEGIEWISKNQSLDSSLDQHFSEVTYRAGKSTNADFACMYIYNEKENCFDLQRPVYGEMEYLDQMMIEDNYALKEYFPFLEVTGCAQMTVPLLIDLKPIGVLHVQNKYERPFTEEDLKILEMLSTHVATLLENARLYKSEKDNKNRLHYLLDFQQSLVKKTVEDDDFEGITLKLSDLFQETVILYDRFMRPIAFNFRNSDNDYNLPDNLALQANMLRQNLKKQEKFTVVHPDRNDCVFSFWVINGGGNLLGYLSVCNTASEMNEFDQLTVEMARNICSIQFIKQKLVLDTKEQVKDSFISKLLVEKIEDQESIIQYANLFQWDIFKYHRVAVLTVSIDEDDLLEQQAKKVLIWDAIKSHLAKFDSRILTVSHDENYILLLPVDDGVQSKKYWKNLYDNIERWSLEVFSGCKILLGIGTSTSNMKDYYVSYQQALLALNVMNIRMKHISFSLYEDLGAYTILHHLDQSNAVNLFIKSQLDPLLTYTENKNIDLYHTLYVFLQNNGNIKSTSDELFIHRSSLLYRLEKIESLLNIDLNDAEIRFNLMMAFKLHDMHGDRLKKS
- a CDS encoding acetyl-CoA C-acetyltransferase: MKDIMILEGARTPFAEISGSFREITATDLGAIAATEALQRAKITGEDVDQVVFGNVQQSSKDAHLLARHVGLKAGTPIDVPALTINRLCGTGLESVLTAARYIITNEANVVLAGGTESMSQVPHVIRGMRWGSQLGAPVVEDWVWDGLYDTYGNCTMGETAENLAAKYNVTREEVDQHALSSHERALAAREKGYLQEEIVPVTVKGRKGDKVISEDEHVRHTSLEQLAKLKPRFVENGVVTPGNASGMVDGAAAIVVASSDYAAERGLTPIARLVSWEVVGVEPKYMGIGPVPAIQGALKKANMKLEDLDLIEINEAFSAQYLACQKVLGFDLEIGNVNGGAVAIGHPLAASGTRISTSLIYELRRRNKKYGASAVCIGGGQGIAAIWEAL